In Paraburkholderia youngii, the genomic stretch GATCGCGACGGGCGTCTGCGGCATGCTGTTCGGCGAACTCGTGCTCGCGTTCATGCCGCTGCGCACGCGGCTCGCGCGCGGCGCGCTGTTCGGCGCGGCCGCGCACGGCGTCGGCACCGCCAAGGCACGCGAGATCGGCAGCGAGGAGGGCGTGGTGTCCAGCCTGACGATGATGATCGCCGGCGTCGCGATGGTGCTGCTCGCGCCGATGCTGGGACTGCTGCCGATCTGAACCAGCGCGCCACGCCATCCCGCGCACGCCGAAGTCATGTCGATTTGCTACAATCGCCGTTCGTCTTCGAGGAGCGTTGCGACGGGTACCGCGAATCCGCATTCGCCGGCCGCCCGCCAGGCTCGAAGGCTTCAATCGGCAGCATGGAATGCGCATCACGCGAATCCGTGCGTCGACTCAAACCGCGCTCACGTCACATTTCTAGTCAATTTCTTAGAAAGGAGGGCGTGATGAACGCCGCAGTCATCGATTCCCAAAAGCAGGATTACGTTGTTGCCGACATGTCGCTCGCCGCTTGGGGCCGCAAGGAACTCACGATCGCCGAGACCGAAATGCCCGGCCTCATGCAAACGCGTGAAGAGTACAAGGCGCAGCAGCCGCTGAAGGGCGCGCGCGTCGCCGGCTCGCTGCACATGACGATCCAGACCGGCGTGCTGATCGAGACGCTGACCGCGCTCGGCGCCGACGTGCGCTGGGCCTCGTGCAACATCTTCTCGACCCAGGACCATGCCGCCGCCGCGATCGCGCAGGCCGGCACGCCGGTGTTCGCGTTCAAGGGCGAATCGCTCGACGAATACTGGGAGTTCTCGCACCGCATCTTCGAATGGCCGAACGGCGAGTTCGCCAACATGATTCTCGACGACGGCGGCGACGCAACGCTGCTGCTGATCCTCGGCTCGAAGGCCGAAAAAGACCGCTCGGTGATCGCCAAGCCGACCAACGAGGAAGAGATTGCGCTGTACAAGTCGATCGCTGCGCACCTCGAGATCGACCCGACGTGGTACTCGAAGCGCCTCGCGGCGATCAAGGGCGTCACCGAAGAAACCACCACCGGCGTGCATCGTCTTTACCAGATGGAAAAGGAAGGCCGTCTGCCGTTCCCGGCCATCAACGTCAACGACTCGGTCACGAAGTCGAAGTTCGACAACCTGTACGGCTGCCGCGAGTCGCTCGTTGACGGCATCAAGCGCGCGACCGACGTGATGATTGCGGGCAAGATCGCGGTCGTGGCCGGCTACGGCGACGTGGGCAAGGGCTGCGCGCAATCGCTGCGTGGTCTGGGCGCGACCGTGTGGGTCACCGAAATCGATCCGATCTGCGCACTGCAAGCGGCGATGGAAGGCTACCGCGTCGTGACGATGGAATACGCGGCGGATAAAGCCGACATCTTCGTGACCGCGACCGGCAACTACCACGTGATCAACCACGATCACATGAAGGCGATGCGTCATAACGCGATCGTCTGCAACATCGGCCACTTCGACTCGGAAATCGACGTTGCGTCGACCCGTCAGTACCAGTGGGAAAACATCAAGCCGCAAGTCGACCACATCATTTTCCCGGACGGCAAGCGCGTGATCCTGCTGGCCGAAGGCCGTCTCGTAAACCTCGGCTGCGCGACGGGCCACCCGTCGTTCGTGATGTCGAACTCGTTCACGAACCAGACGCTCGCGCAGATCGAACTGTTCACGCAGGGCGCGAAGTACGAAAACAAGGTGTACGTGCTGCCGAAGCATCTCGACGAGAAGGTTGCGCGTTTGCACCTGGCGCGTATCGGCGCGAACCTGACCGTGCTGTCCGACGCGCAGGCCGGCTACATCGGCGTCGACAAGAACGGTCCGTTCAAGCCGAACCACTATCGCTACTAAGTAGGCGGCCGCCCGCGGGTTCGAGGCGCGCTTCGCGCGCCCGGCCAAGCGGACGGCGGTGAAAAGTTTGACGGTCTGATCTCGGGGCGGCGCACAATGCGCCGCTTTGTTCGACAGCGCCGCTTTTCATTTGCTGGACATCTTCCCCGCACAGGTGCTTACAAGGAGTTCTAACATGACCGTGCTGCTGACCTGGCTCATCAACGCGCTCGCGCTGCTGATCATCACCTACATCGTTCCGTCGATCCACATCCGCAGCTTCGGCACCGCGCTGATCGTCGCTATCGTGCTCGGTCTCATCAATGCGGTGATTCGGCCGGTACTGATCCTGCTGACGCTGCCCGTCACGATCCTCACGCTCGGACTCTTCATTCTGGTCGTCAATGCGCTGTGCTTCTGGCTGGCCTCGTCGCTGTTGAAGGGCTTCGAGGTGTCGGGCTTCTGGTCGGCGTTCTTCGGCTCGATCCTGTACAGCATCGTGTCGTGGCTGCTGTCCGCGCTCATTTTCGGCAACCGCAGTCTCGGTTGACCTTATTGACTATGAATCCGATCGAACTCTCATTCGAATTCTTCCCGCCGAAAACGCAGGAAGGCATCGACAAACTGCGCGCGACCCGCGCGCAACTCGTGTCGCTAAAGCCGAAGTTCGTGTCCGTCACGTTCGGCGCCGGCGGCTCGACCCAGCAAGGCACGCTCGATACCGTCATCGACATGGCGAAGGAAGGGCTCGAGGCGGCGCCGCACCTGTCGTGCATCGGCTCGTCGAAGGAAAGCCTGCGCGCGATTCTTAACGAGTACCGCGCGCACGGCATCCGCCATATCGTCGCGCTGCGCGGCGATCTGCCCTCGGGCATGGGCGCGGTCGGCGAGCTGCGCTATGCATCGGAGCTCGTCAGCTTCATCCGTGCCGAGTTCGGCGACTGGTTCTGGATCGAGGTGGCCGGCTATCCGGAATACCATCCGCAGTCGCGCTCGCCGCGACACGATCTGGAGAATTTCGCGCGCAAGGTAAAGGCCGGCGCGAACTCGGCGATCACGCAGTACTTCTTCAACGCGGACGCGTACTTCCGTTTCGTCGACGATGCGCGCCAGCTCGGCGTCGACGTGCCGATCGTGCCCGGCATCATGCCGATCACGAACTTCTCGCAGCTGATGCGCTTCTCCGAAATGTGCGGCGCCGAAGTGCCGCGCTGGATCGCGCGCCGGCTCGAGAGCTTCGGCGATGACCGCGAGTCGATCCGCGCGTTCGGGCTCGACGTGGTGACGGATCTGTGTCAACGGCTCGTCGACGCGAAGGTGCCGGGTCTGCACTTCTATACGCTGAACGCGGCCACGTCGACCAAGGCGATCTGCGAACGGCTCGCCGTTTAACGGCTATGCCCGCGCGGCTGCAAAGGCCGCGCGGTCCCCGCCACCCCGGCGCGGGTCTCGAATTTGTCCCAAATAGCGTGGTAAGTCCCTGTTGAAGCTCATTTTTGGGCTGTCTATCATCGAAAAGCAGCTACCCCGGCTGCTGTGCGGAGGACGATATGACAGTGACAAGAATGACTGCGGCACACCGACTGTTCGCGCTTCACCAGTTCTGCCTGCCGGCTCTCGCCGCGCTCGCGGTCGCCACCAGCGGCCTCGCGCCCGCCGCGTCGCAGGCGGCCTCGCTGCCCGACAAGACGCTGATTTTCTGCTCCGAAGGCAGCCCGGCGGGCTTCGATACCGCGCAATACACGACCAGCGTCGAGTTCAGCGCCGGCTCGTACACGGTCTATAACCGGCTGGTCGAATTTGCGCATGGCAGCACGGACATCGAGCCGGGACTTGCCGAAAAGTGGGACGTGTCGCCCGACGGCCTCACCTATACGTTCCATCTGCGCCGCGGCGTCAAATTCCAGACCACGTCGTATTTCAAGCCGACCCGCGAATTCAACGCGGACGACGTCGTGTTCACCTTCGAGCGCATGCTCGATCCCGAGAATCCGTTCCGCAAGGCGTATCCGGTCAATTTTCCGTACTTCAACGACCTCGGTCTCGCGAAGAACATCGCCAAAATCGAGAAGGTCGATCCGTACACGGTGCGCTTCACGCTGAAGGAAGTCGACGCACCGTTCCTGCAGCAGATCGCAATGCCGTTCGCGTCGATCCTGTCGGCTGAATACACGGATCAGCTGCTGAAGGCGGGCAAGGCGTCCGACATCAACCAGTACCCGGTCGGCACCGGTCCGTTCATCTTCCGCAGCTATACGAAGGACGACACGATCCGCTTCGACGGCAATCCCGACTACTGGAAGCCGGGCGTCGCGAAGGTCGGCAAGCTGATCTTCGCGATCACCGTCGATCCGGCCGTGCGCCTGCAAAAGCTGAAGCGCGGCGAATGTCAGGTGATGTCGTATCCGCGCCCGGCCGACATTCCGACCGTGAAGGCCGATGGCTCGCTCGCGATGCCGAGCGAAGTGGGCTTCAACCTCGGCTATATCGCGTACAACACGAGCAAAAAGCCGCTCGACAACGTGCTCGTGCGCCGCGCGCTCGACATGTCGGTCAACAAGAAGGCGATCATCGAAGCGGTCTACCAGGGTGCGGGCCAGCTCGCGACCAACCCGATGCCGCCGACGCAATGGGGCTACGACAAGAGCCTGAAGGACGCACCGTACGACGTCGACAAAGCGAAAGCGCTGCTGAAGGAGGCCGGCTACCCCGACGGCTTCGAGCTGACGCTGTGGGCGATGCCGGTGCAGCGCCCGTATAACCCGAACGCGCGCCTGATGGCCGAAATGCTGCAGTCTGACTGGGCGAAGATCGGCGTCAAGGTGAATATCGCCACGTACGAGTGGGGCGAGTACATCCGCCGCGCGCACGCCGGCGAGCATCAGGCGATGCTGATCGGCTGGACCGGCGACTACGGCGACCCCGACAACTGGCTCGGCGTGTTGCTCGGCTGCGACGCGGTCAACGGCAGCAACTTCTCGAAGTGGTGCTACAAGCCTTACGACGACCTGATCAAGCAGGGCCGCAGCACCACTAAGATGCCCGATCGGCTGAAGGCCTACACCCAGGCTCAGGAAATCTTCAAGGACCAGGTGCCGTTCACGCCGATCGCGCATTCGACCGTGTATCAGCCGATCAGCAAGAACGTGACGGGCTTCAAGATCGATCCGTTCGGACCGACGCAATTCCTGGAGGTCGGGGTGAAGTAAGCGGGCGCGGCGCGCTTTTTGCGCCGCTTTCGACGCCGGGCGGCTCGAATGGGCCGTCCGGACCGCGACAGTACCGTGGCAAAACGTTTGCACGAAGTGTTTCCTATCGTCAACAGAGGGATTTTGCTCCGCTTGGTGGCCGGCCCAAGCTCAAGTAATATCCCGCTACGCCGGCGCAAGCCGGCCCTGAACCTGGAGGAAACATGAAGCAAAACAATCTGTTGCGCGTCGCGCGTGTGTCTACGCTCGTCGCTGCCGCAGCGGCATCCCTGCTTGGCGTCACGAGCGCGCAGGCCGCTGGGATTCCGAACAAAACCCTCGTTTACTGCTCGGAAGGCAGTCCCGCGGGTTTCGATCCGGCCCAATACACGACGGGCGTCGACTTCACGGCCAACACGTTCACCGTCTATAACCGCCTCGTCGAATTCGAGCGCGGCGGCACCAAGGTCGAGCCCGGCCTCGCCGAGAAGTGGGACGTGTCGCCCGATGGCAAGACCTACACGTTCCATCTGCGTCACGGCGTGAAGTTCCAGACCACCTCGTTCTTCAAGCCGACGCGCGAATTCAACGCGGACGACGTGGTGTTCTCGTTCCAGCGCATGCTCGACCCGAACCAGCCGTTCCGCAAGGCGTATCCGGTGCAGTTCCCGTACTTCACCGACATGGGCCTCGACAAGCTGATCACGAGCGTCGAGAAGGTCGACCCGTACACGGTCAAGTTCACGCTGAAGGAAGTCAACGCGCCGTTCATCCAGAATCTGGCGATGGAATACGCGTCGATCCTGTCGGCCGAATATGCGGATCAACTGCTGAAGGCAGGCAAGGCCGCCGATATCAATCAGTTCCCGGCCGGCACCGGTCCGTTCATCTTCCGCAGCTACACGAAGGACGCGACGATCCGCTTCGACGGCAATCCGGAATACTGGAAGCCGAACGCGGTGAAGATCTCGAAGCTGATCTTCTCGATCACGCCGGACGCCGGCGTGCGCGTGCAGAAGATCAAGCGCGACGAATGCCAGGTGATGAGCTATCCGCGCCCGGCCGATATCGCGCCGCTGAAGGCCGAGCCGAACATCGACATGCCGTCGCAGCCGGGCTTCAACCTCGGCTACCTCGCGTACAACGTGACGCACAAGCCGGTCGACAAGCTCGAAGTGCGTCAGGCGCTCGACATGGCGATCAACAAGAAGGCGATCATCGACTCGGTCTACCAGGGCGCGGGCCAGCTCGCGACGAACCCGATGCCGCCGACGCAATGGTCGTTCGTCAAGAACCTGCCGGCCGCCTCGTACGATTCGGCCAAAGCGAAGGATCTGCTCACGAAGGCCGGCTACCCGAACGGCTTCGACATCACGCTGTGGGCGATGCCCGTGCAGCGCGCGTACAACCCGAACGCGCGCCTGATGGCGGAAATGATCCAGGCAGACTGGGCGAAGATCGGCGTGAAGGCGAAGATCGTCACGTACGAGTGGGGTGAGTACATCAAGCGCGCGCACGCGGGCGAACAGGACTCGATGCTGATCGGCTGGACCGGCGACAACGGCGATCCGGACAACTGGCTCGGCACGCTGCTCGGCTGCGAGGCGATCAACGGCAACAACTTCTCGAAGTGGTGCTACAAGCCGTTCGACGAGCTGATCCAGAAGGGCCGCACGACCTCGGACGTGGCGACGCGCACGAAGATCTACGGCGACGCGCAGCATATCTTCGCGCAGCAACTGCCGTTCTCGCCGGTCGCCCACTCGACCGTCTATCAGCCGGTCAGCAAGAAGGTGGTCGACATGCGCATCGAACCGCTTGGCTACGCGCGCTTCGACGGCGTCAGCATCAAGTAATTCGTAAAGTTCGCACAGTACGCCGCAGTAGAGTACGCTTTCGCACGGTTAGAAAACTGGTCGAAATGGTCCGGCGACCGGGGTCACGAGCCCTCGTCGCCGGTTGCGTTTTTTCATCACCAGTACCATAGGAGCGAACCATGTTCCGCTTCGTTTTGCGCCGCATCGGCATGGTGATACCGACGTTCATCGGCATCACCATCCTCGCGTTCGCGCTGATTCACCTGATCCCGGGCGACCCCATCGAAGTGATGATGGGCGAGCGCGGCGTCGATCCGGCCATGCACGCGGCCGCGATGCACCGCCTCGGGCTCGACGAGCCCCTGCCAATCCAGTACTTCCACTACATCGGCCGCGCCCTGCACGGCAACCTCGGCACCTCGATCATCACCAACACCAGCGTGATGGGCGAATTCCTCGCGCGCTTTCCCGCCACGGTCGAACTGTCGTTCTGCGCAATGCTGTTCGCGCTGATCGTCGGCCTGCCGGCGGGCGTGTTCGCGGCGCTGAGGCGCGGCACGGTGGTCGATCACGGCGTGATGGGCACCGCGCTGACCGGCTACTCGATGCCGATCTTCTGGTGGGGCTTGATCCTCATCATGGTGTTCTCGGTCAAGCTCGGCTTGACGCCGGTGTCGGGCCGCATCGCGGTCGAATACGACATTCCGCACGTGACCGGCTTCATGCTGATCGACTCGCTGATGTCCACCGACGAAGGCGCGTTCACGTCCGCGCTCAGTCACCTGATCCTCCCCGCGATCGTGCTCGGCACGATTCCGCTCGCGGTCGTCGCGCGCATGACGCGCTCGTCGATGCTCGAAGTGCTGCGCGAGGACTACATCCGCACCGCGCGCGCGAAGGGGCTGTCGCCGGGACGCGTGATCGTCGTGCATGCGCTGCGCAATGCGCTGATTCCGGTCGTCACCGTGATCGGCCTGCAAGTCGGTACGCTGCTTGCGGGCGCGGTGCTGACCGAAACGCTGTTTTCATGGCCGGGCATCGGCAAGTGGCTGATCGACGCGATCGGCCGGCGCGATTATCCGGTCGTGCAGGGCGGTATCCTGCTGATCGCGACGCTGGTGATCGTCGTGAACCTCGTCGTCGATCTGCTGTACGGCGTGCTCAACCCGCGCATTCGCCATACGAGGTAAATCACTATGGCTGACATTCAAAACACCGTCCCCCAGGCGGTCACCCCGCCGAGCGGCCGCGCCATCGCGGCGCGCGAATTCTGGGTGAACTTCTCGCGCAACCGCGGCGCGGTCGGCGCGGGCATCATCGTGCTGGTGCTGATCTTCATCGCGATCTTCGCGCCGCTGATCGCGCCGCACAGCCCGATCGAGCAGTATCGTGACTCCGTCAAGATTCCGCCCGCGTGGCTCGACGGCGGCAACTGGAAGTTCATTCTCGGCACCGACGAAGCGGGCCGCGACATCCTCTCGCGTCTGATGTACGGCGCGCGGCTGTCGTTCTGGATCGGCTTCGTGTCGGTAGTGCTCGCGCTGATTCCGGGCGTCGTGCTCGGGCTGATCGCCGCGTTCTTCGAGAAATGGGCCGACACGCCGATCATGCGCATCATGGACGTGCTGCTCGCGCTGCCGTCGCTGCTGCTCGCGGTCGCGGTGGTCGCGATCATCGGTCCGGGTCTCGTCAACACAATGCTCGCGATCGCGATCGTCGCGCTGCCGGGCTATGTGCGTCTGACGCGCGCGTCCGCGCAAGGCGAATTGCAGAAGGAGTACGTAACCGCCTCGCGCGTTGCCGGTGCGGGCACGTTGCGGCTGATGTTCTCGCAGGTGTTGCCGAACTGCACCGCGCCGCTGATCGTGCAGGCCACTCTAGGCTTTTCGTCGGCGATTCTCGATGCCGCCGCGCTCGGGTTTCTCGGCCTTGGCGTGCAGCCGCCGTCGGCGGAGTGGGGCGCGATGCTCGCGTCGGCGCGCGATTACATCGACAGCGCATGGTGGATCGTCACGATGCCTGGCCTGTCCATCCTGATCTCGGTGCTTGCGATCAACCTGCTCGGCGACGGGCTGCGTGACGCGCTCGACCCCAAACTGAAACGGATGGCCTGAACATGAGCAATCTACTGACCATCCGCAATCTCGCGGTCAACTTCGGCGGCCTGCCCGCGGTCGACCGCATCAATCTGGACATCGCACCGGGCGAAGTGCTCGGCGTGGTCGGCGAATCGGGCTCGGGCAAGAGCGTGACGATGATGGCGCTGATGGGCCTGATCGACGCGCCCGGCAAGGTCACCGCCGACGAAATCAAGTTCGACGGCAAGAACCTGCTGAACGCCTCCGCGAAGGAACGCCGCAAGATCATCGGCAAGGACATCGCGATGGTGTTCCAGGACGCGCTGACGAGCCTGAACCCGAGCTACACGGTCGGCTATCAGATCAAGGAAGTGCTGAAGCTGCACGAAGGCTTGCGCGGCAGCGCGCTGGACAAACGCGCACTCGAACTGCTCGATCAGGTCGGCATTCCCGATGCGAAGAACCGCATCGGCGCGTTTCCGCATCAGATGTCGGGCGGCATGAACCAGCGCGTGATGATCGCGATGGCGATCGCCTGCAACCCGAAGCTGCTGATCGCCGACGAGCCGACCACCGCGCTCGACGTGACCATCCAGGCGCAGATCATGGAACTGCTGATGCGCCTGCAGAAGGAACGCGGCATGGCGCTCGTGCTGATTTCGCACGATCTGGCGGTGGTGTCCGAGGTCGCGCAGCGCGTCGCCGTGATGTACGCGGGCGAGGTGATCGAGACGAACAAGGTGCCCGACATCTTTGCCGCGCCTCATCATCCGTACACGGAAGCGCTGCTGGCCGCGATTCCCGAGCACAACGTGGGCGCGGTGCGGCTCGCAGCGCTGCCGGGCATGGTGCCGGGCCGCGACGACCGGCCCAAGGGCTGCCTGTTCGCGCCGCGCTGCAAGTACGTGGTCGACGACTGCATGAAGGCGCGCCCCGCGCTCGCCGCGCTGCCCGCCCATGCGGAATTCACGCGCGTGCGCTGCATCAAGCCGCTGAACCTCGAGAAGGACGCCAACGTTCACACGCAAGGAGGCGCCCGATGAGCGCAGTACCCGAAACCCGTCGCCAGTCGGATCGTCCTGGCGATCACGTGCTCGTCGCCGATCAGCTCGCGCGCTACTACACGGTCAAGCGCGGCATGTTCGCGCACGGCACGGTGAAGGCGCTGAACGGCGTGTCGTTCGCGCTCGAACGCGGCAAGACGCTGGCGGTGGTCGGCGAGTCCGGCTGCGGCAAGTCGACGCTCGCACGTCAGCTGACGATGATCGAAACGCCGAGCGCGGGCCGCCTGCTGATCGATGGCGAGGACGTGGCCGGCGCGAATCACGAGAAAATCGCCGCGCTCAGGCGGCGCGTGCAGATGGTGTTCCAGAACCCGTTTGCGTCGCTCAATCCGCGCAAGACCGTCGAGCAAACCCTCGGCGAACCGCTCGCGATCAACACGCAGATGAGCGCGACCGAGCGCGCCGAGCGCATCGCGCAGATGATGCGCACGGTCGGCCTGCGGCCCGAGCACGCGAAGCGCTATCCGCACATGTTCTCCGGCGGCCAGCGTCAGCGGGTCGCGATCGCGCGCGCGATGATCCTCGATCCGCAGATCGTCGTCGCCGACGAACCGGTGTCCGCGCTCGACGTGTCGATCCAGGCGCAGATCCTGAACCTGTTCATGGACCTGCAGGATGAGTTCAAGACGAGCTACGTGTTCATCTCGCACAACCTGTCGGTGGTGGAGCATATCGCCGACGACGTGATGGTCATGTACTTCGGCGGCGTCGCCGAGCTCGGCGACAAGAAGCGCATCTTCTCGAAGCCGCGCCATCCGTACACGCGCGCGCTGATGTCGGCGACCCCGTCGATCTTCGAGGCGGACCGCACGATCAAGATCAAGCTGCAAGGCGAAATGCCGTCGCCGCTGAATCCGCCGTCGGGCTGCACGTTCCATCAGCGCTGCCCGTACGTGATCGATCGTTGCCGCAGCGAGGTGCCGAAGCTGCGTGAAGTGGATGGGCGCCTCGTCTCGTGTCACCGCGCCGAAGAGGTGGGGGACGTGGATGCCTGATGGGGTGGCGGCGCGTCGTCTTGCGCGCCGCTTGTGTGAGGGCGGCGGGATAGCCGCCTTCGTGCGGCGCCGCGGGGCGCGTGCGCCGGTGGGCGCCGCGCCCTGCGGCGCATTTGCTGGAAGCTTCTTCAGCGAGTTTTTTCGCACGTTTTTCTGCGCGGTTGTCGATGCGCTCGCGCGCGCCTTTTGCTCCGTAGTTCTTCACGCTTCGCTGTCCGCTTTTTTGCGCGTAGGCTGCGCGCTGTCGGTCGGCGCGGCCGTGCCCGGCATCGCCGACGCAGCCGGCGCGGCGGCCAATACGCCAGCCCCCGCGGCCCAGGCGGCCCGGCCAGCGGTTAATGTGCCAACCACGCCACCGCCGTCGATTGCGCCGCCCCCGGTCCCCGGCACCACCGCGAGCGGACCGGTGCGTCAGCAACCGGCGCGCATGCCGTTCTATGTCGCGACACGCGGCAATATCACCATCTATGTGCTCGGCACGCTGCACGTCGGCGATCCGGCCGACTATCCGGCGGCGCAGCCGTTCCGCGCGCCGATCCTCGCGGCGCTCGCCGCGTCGCCGACACTCGCGCTCGAACTGTCGCCCGACGAACTGCTGGTGTCGCAGGACGACGTCTCCAAGTACGGCGTGTGCAAGCACGACTGCCTGCCGGGCCTGCTGCCCGAGCCGTTGTGGCACAAGCTCGCGCTGCGGCTGCGCGGCAACCCGGCCGCGCTCGATGCGATCAAGAAGATGCGGCCGTGGCTTGCGTCGCTGGTGGTCGAGACCTACGACTCGCTGTCAGCGGGTCTGCAAACTGAGTACGGTACCGAAGCGCAATTGCAGAACGTGTATCTGAAGACGCGCGGCAAGATCGTCGGACTCGAAACGCTCGCGCAGCAGATGCGTTCGTTCACCGGACTGTCGGCCGCGCAGCAGCGTGAGATGCTCGCACAGGACCTGGTGCAGACGCCGGCGCAGAACGTCCAGGACGTGCGCACGCTGCATCGGCTATGGCAGGTCGGCGATGCCGATGCGATCGCCGCGTGGCAGGCCGCCAAATCCGAGAAGCTCGCGCGCGATCCCCGCATCTCCGATTCGATCGACAACCGGATCGTCTACGAGCGCAATCGCCGCTTCGTCGCGAAGATGCTGCAGCTCGCCGCGCCGAACAAGCCGCTGTTCGTCGCGATCGGCGCGCTGCATCTGGGTGGACCGAAGGGCGTGCTGCAGCTGTTGCGGCAGCACGGCTTCGTAGTGGAGGCGGGCTGAGCGGCGCAAGACCGCTCGCGTCTTTTCACGCGCCGCTTCTCTGAGCGACGCGCTTGTCAGCAGCGCTACAGAAACATCAAGAAATTCAACAGAAAGATATTGATCACCAGCAGCGTCAACGCCGTCGGAATCTGCGCCTTGATCACCGCATTCTTGTCGGGTAATTCGAGCAGTGCGACCGGCACCATGTTGAAGTTTGCGGCCATCGGCGTCATCAGCGTGCCGCAGTAGCCGGAGAACATG encodes the following:
- a CDS encoding peptide ABC transporter ATP-binding protein, producing the protein MSAVPETRRQSDRPGDHVLVADQLARYYTVKRGMFAHGTVKALNGVSFALERGKTLAVVGESGCGKSTLARQLTMIETPSAGRLLIDGEDVAGANHEKIAALRRRVQMVFQNPFASLNPRKTVEQTLGEPLAINTQMSATERAERIAQMMRTVGLRPEHAKRYPHMFSGGQRQRVAIARAMILDPQIVVADEPVSALDVSIQAQILNLFMDLQDEFKTSYVFISHNLSVVEHIADDVMVMYFGGVAELGDKKRIFSKPRHPYTRALMSATPSIFEADRTIKIKLQGEMPSPLNPPSGCTFHQRCPYVIDRCRSEVPKLREVDGRLVSCHRAEEVGDVDA
- a CDS encoding TraB/GumN family protein — translated: MPDGVAARRLARRLCEGGGIAAFVRRRGARAPVGAAPCGAFAGSFFSEFFRTFFCAVVDALARAFCSVVLHASLSAFLRVGCALSVGAAVPGIADAAGAAANTPAPAAQAARPAVNVPTTPPPSIAPPPVPGTTASGPVRQQPARMPFYVATRGNITIYVLGTLHVGDPADYPAAQPFRAPILAALAASPTLALELSPDELLVSQDDVSKYGVCKHDCLPGLLPEPLWHKLALRLRGNPAALDAIKKMRPWLASLVVETYDSLSAGLQTEYGTEAQLQNVYLKTRGKIVGLETLAQQMRSFTGLSAAQQREMLAQDLVQTPAQNVQDVRTLHRLWQVGDADAIAAWQAAKSEKLARDPRISDSIDNRIVYERNRRFVAKMLQLAAPNKPLFVAIGALHLGGPKGVLQLLRQHGFVVEAG